From the Gavia stellata isolate bGavSte3 chromosome 22, bGavSte3.hap2, whole genome shotgun sequence genome, one window contains:
- the CBX4 gene encoding E3 SUMO-protein ligase CBX4: MELPAVGEHVFAVESIEKKRIRKGRVEYLVKWRGWSPKYNTWEPEENILDPRLLIAFQNRERQEQLMGYRKRGPKPKPLVVQLPSFARRSNILTGLQDPAVDNRPKLDLGSSGKSQQHQYELNSKKHHQYQPNGKESSMKHQSHSKGKYYYQLNSKKHHHYQPDPKMYEPHYQPSSKEPQSQACLDSNKSPLVTHPDKWAHGPAKNLLGPVKNLAAESKNGAEKNLSSGTGPPPRDRVTSNGLGGKMKIVKNKNKNGRIVIVMSKYMENGMQAVKIKSGEPPRKRAAEERTPKKGGEEKLEAWRKPGEERVVGSNALSKAEGEGRQPPAELEESPRKTPLAKELPLPPAEQPLQLTTKPDLVPWSLSPVCEHSPSSMGLNLSSPGSRKRCLSEPHTEREPGKKRLTSRSISAPTCLSPPAPEQPEPPAPTQPEVILLDSDLDEPIDLRCVKPRAEGELALAQVKPELPPAPAEKPAVEPPPPQEAAEEEEEAESLQEFKPFFGNIIITDVTANCLTVTFKEYVTV, translated from the exons ATGGAGCTGCCGGCGGTGGGGGAGCACGTCTTCGCGGTGGAGAGCATCGAGAAGAAGCGGATCCGAAAG GGCAGAGTCGAGTACCTGGTGAAATGGAGGGGATGGTCGCCCAA ATATAACACGTGGGAGCCGGAGGAGAACATCCTGGACCCCCGGCTGCTCATCGCCTTCCAGAACAG GGAGCGGCAGGAGCAGCTGATGGGATACCGCAAGCGGGGGCCCAAGCCAAAGCCACTGGTCGTGCAG CTTCCCTCCTTCGCCCGCCGCTCGAACATCCTCACGGGGCTGCAGGACCCTGCCGTGGACAACAGGCCAAAGCTGGATCTCGGCTCCTCCGGCAAGAGCCAGCAGCACCAGTATGAACTCAACAGCAAGAAGCACCACCAGTACCAGCCCAACGGCAAGGAGAGCAGCATGAAGCACCAGTCCCACAGCAAAGGGAAGTATTACTACCAGCTGAACAGCAAGAAGCACCACCACTACCAGCCGGACCCCAAGATGTACGAGCCCCATTACCAGCCCAGCAGCAAGGAGCCGCAGAGCCAGGCCTGCTTGGACAGTAACAAGAGCCCCCTGGTCACCCACCCGGACAAGTGGGCTCATGGCCCGGCCAAAAACCTGCTGGGCCCGGTCAAGAACCTCGCGGCAGAGAGCAAGAACGGGGCCGAGAAGAACCTGTCCAGTGGTACCGGGCCTCCCCCCCGGGACAGGGTGACCAGCAATGGCCTCGGGGGCAAGATGAAGATCGTcaagaacaaaaacaagaaCGGGCGCATTGTGATCGTCATGAGCAAGTACATGGAGAATGGGATGCAGGCGGTGAAGATCAAGTCCGGGGAGCCGCCCCGGAAGCGGGCCGCGGAGGAGAGGACTCCTAAgaagggtggggaggagaagctggaggCTTGGAGGAAGCcgggggaggagagggtggTGGGCAGCAACGCCCTGAGCAAAGCAGAGGGCgagggccggcagccccccgcgGAGCTCGAGGAAAGTCCCCGAAAGACTCCCCTGGCCAAGGAGCTGCCCCTTCCTCCGGCggagcagcccctgcagctCACCACCAAGCCGGACCTCGTGCCCTGGTCCCTGAGTCCCGTCTGCGAGCACAGCCCTTCCTCCATGGGACTGAACCTCTCCAGCCCCGGCTCGCGGAAGCGCTGCCTGTCGGAGCCGCACACGGAGCGGGAGCCGGGCAAGAAGCGCCTGACCTCTCGGAGCATCAGTGCCCCCACCTGCCtcagccccccggccccggagCAGCCGGAGCCGCCCGCCCCCACCCAGCCGGAGGTCATCCTGCTGGATTCGGACCTGGACGAGCCCATAGACTTGCGCTGCGTGAAACCGCGGGCGGAGGGCGAGCTGGCCTTGGCGCAAGTGAAGCCGGAGCTGCCGCCGGCACCGGCTGAGAAGCCGGCCGTGGAGCCTCCGCCGCCCCAGGAGGctgcggaggaggaggaggaggccgaGTCCCTGCAGGAATTCAAGCCCTTCTTTGGGAATATAATTATCACAGACGTGACCGCAAACTGCCTGACCGTGACCTTCAAGGAGTACGTGACGGTGTGA
- the CBX8 gene encoding chromobox protein homolog 8, with protein MELSAVGERVFAAEALLKRRIRKGRMEYLVKWKGWSQKYSTWEPEENILDARLLAAFEEREREMELYGPKKRGPKPKTFLLKAQAKAKAKTYEFRSDSSRAIRVPYPGRSPQELGSTSRAREGLRNIALAPQGSSSTSTPKADSIRDRVIRVEEKPGETPKKRGPKPRKELYKDLAETLDASKRKLGEPGDKVGDYLKARKMEEAGAAKFGSGHSVIQLARRQDPDLAGALPGPNRAEAGAKLGAAETYPPRLAKHRADFLDPKGQGGLDPGGPKLLHGAVSPGTVGSLYRDGVGGQAGRPSLIARIPVSRILGDPEEESWSPSLNNLEKVVVTDVTSNFLTVTIKESSTDQGFFKEKR; from the exons ATGGAGCTCTCGGCCGTCGGGGAGCGCGTCTTCGCGGCCGAGGCCCTGCTCAAGCGCCGCATCCGCAAA GGGCGCATGGAATATCTCGTAAAATGGAAGGGCTGGTCTCAGAA gtACAGCACTTGGGAACCCGAGGAGAACATCCTGGATGCCCGGCTGCTCGCAGCCTTCGAGGAAAG GGAGCGAGAAATGGAGCTATACGGGCCCAAAAAGCGAGGCCCCAAGCCCAAAACCTTCCTGTTAAAG GCCCAGgcaaaagcaaaagccaaaacCTATGAATTCCGCAGCGACTCTTCCAGGGCGATCCGGGTGCCGTATCCCGGCAGGTccccccaggagctgggctcCACGTCCCGGGCTAGGGAAGGACTGAGAAACATAGCCCTGGctccccagggcagctccagcaccagcacccccaAGGCAGACAGCATCCGGGACCGGGTGATCCGCGTGGAGGAGAAACCCGGGGAGACCCCCAAAAAGAGAGGCCCGAAGCCCAGGAAGGAGCTTTACAAGGACCTGGCGGAGACTCTGGATGCCTCCAAGAGGAAACTGGGGGAGCCGGGGGACAAGGTGGGGGACTACCTGAAGGCCAGGAAGAtggaggaggcgggggcggccAAGTTCGGCTCGGGACACAGCGTCATCCAGCTGGCCAGGCGGCAGGACCCCGACCTCGCCGgcgccctgcccggccccaACCGAGCCGAGGCGGGCGCCAAGCTGGGAGCCGCCGAGACCTACCCTCCCCGGCTGGCCAAGCACCGGGCGGACTTTCTGGACCccaaggggcagggggggctgGACCCCGGCGGGCCCAAGCTCCTGCACGGCGCAGTGAGCCCGGGCACCGTGGGCAGCCTGTACCGCGACGGCGTGGGGGGCCAGGCGGGGCGGCCCTCCCTCATCGCCAGGATCCCCGTCTCCAGGATCCTGGGGGACCCCGAGGAGGAGTCCTGGAGCCCCTCTCTCAACAACCTGGAGAAGGTGGTGGTAACTGATGTGACCTCTAACTTTTTGACCGTCACCATCAAGGAGAGCAGCACGGACCAAGGATTCTTTAAAGAGAAGCGATGA
- the CBX2 gene encoding chromobox protein homolog 2 yields MEELSSVGEQVFAAECILSKRLRKGKLEYLVKWRGWSSKHNSWEPEENILDPRLLLAFQKKEHEKEVQNRKRGKRPRGRPRKHVEPEMPAKTKSSSSSSSTSSSSSSSDEEDESDLEAKRGPRSRETHPVPQKKAQILVAKPEMKDASRKKRGRKPLPPEQKAARRTVNLTKVLKSSRKEVGGSAKLMGKLQPQHSTQGSGMAVLKDPPGALAGLSSGGSSAENLPNMMKSGSASPNRAISWQSSIVHYMNRMSQSQNSAETSPLGRLALKSQASSKSGLGLDLKMRNQKGSGELGLSAQGPKTAKAPSSGAGGDQKSGFAAGGQTMHNGSKTPAGSSGASSQPASSQELNLQALNLQSVKNGPSAAGGSSLPRHLCSALSKGSAGSAAVSAGAAGTKGGAAGAGLNAASAGVVSGGDGGKSEKQVHRAGDRDLAKSGTAGTQEGHAAAENRKPGSPSEMSTGEETSSDSDRDSASFPGVGQNMSVSIQTSQDWKPTRSLIEHVFVTDVTANLITVTVKESPTSVGFFNLRQY; encoded by the exons atGGAGGAGCTGAGCAGCGTGGGAGAGCAGGTCTTCGCCGCcgagtgcatcctcagcaagcGGCTCCGCAAG GGCAAGCTGGAGTACCTGGTCAAGTGGCGAGGCTGGTCCTCCAA GCACAACAGCTGGGAGCCCGAGGAGAACATCCTTGATCCAAGACTCCTCCTCGCTTTCCAAAAGAA GGAACACGAAAAAGAAGTGCAGAATCGGAAGAGGGGGAAGCGGCCCAGGGGCAGGCCCAGGAAACATGTG GAACCAGAGATGCCTGCAAAAACTAAGTCAAGtagctcctcttcctccacatcctcctcttcctcctcctctgatgAAGAGGATGAAAGTGACCTGGAAGCAAAGAGAGGTCCCCGCAGCAGAGAGACTCACCCGGTACCGCAGAAGAAAGCTCAGATCCTGGTGGCGAAGCCCGAAATGAAAGACGCTTCCAGGAAGAAGCGTGGGCGGAAACCTCTTCCCCCGGAGCAGAAAGCGGCTCGAAGGACCGTGAACCTGACAAAGGTGCTGAAATCGTCCCGGAAGGAGGTGGGCGGCAGTGCCAAGCTGATGGggaagctgcagccccagcacagcacGCAGGGCTCGGGTATGGCCGTGCTGAAGGACCCGCCGGGTGCCTTGGCTGGGCTCAGCTCGGGGGGTTCGTCCGCAGAAAACCTGCCCAACATGATGAAGAGCGGCTCCGCGAGCCCAAACCGGGCCAtcagctggcagagctccaTCGTGCACTACATGAACAGGATGTCCCAAAGCCAGAACTCGGCAGAGACCTCGCCCCTGGGCAGGCTGGCGCTGAAGTCCCAGGCATCCAGTAAGAGCGGCTTAGGGCTGGACTTAAAAATGAGGAACCAGAAAGGATCTGGGGAGCTTGGGCTGAGCGCGCAGGGACCCAAGACTGCCAAGGCTCCTAGCAGCGGCGCTGGAGGGGACCAGAAATCGGGGTTTGCTGCGGGAGGCCAAACAATGCACAACGGCAGCAAGACGCCGGCCGGCTCGTCCGGggccagcagccagccagcctccAGTCAGGAGCTGAACCTCCAAGCTCTAAACCTGCAGAGCGTCAAAAACGGGCCAAGCGCGGCCGGCGGGAGCAGCCTCCCTCGCCACCTTTGCAGCGCCCTGTCTAAAGGCTCTgccggcagcgcggcggtgAGCGCGGGTGCTGCCGGCACAAAGGGCGGTGCGGCAGGTGCCGGGTTGAATGCTGCTAGTGCCGGCGTGGTCTCAGGGGGGGACGGCGGCAAGAGCGAGAAGCAGGTGCACCGAGCAGGCGACAGGGACTTGGCCAAAAGCGGCACAGCCGGCACGCAGGAGGGGCACGCGGCCGCGGAGAACCGCAAGCCAGGCTCCCCTTCCGAAATGAGCACAGGCGAAGAGACCAGCTCGGATTCAGACCGGGATTCGGCTTCCTTCCCGGGCGTGGGTCAGAACATGTCTGTCTCTATCCAGACGAGCCAGGACTGGAAACCCACCCGCAGCCTGATCGAGCACGTCTTTGTCACCGATGTCACCGCTAACCTGATCACAGTGACGGTCAAGGAGTCCCCCACCAGCGTTGGGTTTTTCAACCTACGGCAATACTGA